In Roseibium algicola, the DNA window AAGGGCAAGGCAGAAGTCATCATCGCCAAGCAGCGTCACGGCCCGACCGGTACGGCGAACCTGCACTTTGAAGGCCAGTACACCCGCTTCTCCGATCTTGCCGAAGAAGATCACCTGCCCGAACGCTACGAATAACAGGCGTCTTCGCGATTTCGGACGGTCCTTGAGACAAGATGCCCCGATAGCCGCCTGATGCTGCGTTCAAGCTCTCGTCTGCGGCTCACTTGCGGCATTTGGCAATGGACACGCCGTCGCTCACGATTAAGCCACTGTTAAAACTCCTCACTTACTTTAAGTAGAAAGAATTTCGCCTAAAATCTTTTCCAGGTGACCGCATCTTGTATTCGTCGGCACAAAAACTCCTCGAAGAAGCTCGCATCTTTCCGCGCAAAAGATGCAAGTGGTCCGGCCTTTTGAAGCAGGACGCGACCCATCGCCCCTGTGTGGTCGAAGACATCAGCGTCGGTGGTTGCCGCGTTGCGACCAACACCAAGGGTCTTGAACGGCATCAGCGTATCACCATCGAAATCGAAAGCCGGAAATTGCGGTTTTACGGTGAAATTCGGTGGGTGCGCTCCGGCGAAGCCGGCGTCGAATTCCTCTATATGGATTGAGCTTCCGCTCTTCAGCGCACTTCCCGGGGGGAGCGCTGCAGTGCGCTTCACTTGGTCACGGTTTTGGCGGTTTGGCCGTTGGTGCAAATGCGCCTCGATGCGCTAAGCTCACTCTCGAATTTCAGACATTGATTCTGACTGGAGAGATATCCGGACCGTGCCTGCGACGATTGAACAAGCCTTCCCATCTGATCTTTACGGCGGACGACTGACGATCGACCTCGATGCGATCGTGTCGAACTGGTCCTTGCTGAAAGGCAAGGTAAGCGACAGCACCGATTGCGCTGCCGTTCTGAAGGCCGATGCCTATGGAACCGGACAGGACAAAACCGCTGCAGCCCTCTACCAAGCGGGATGCAGGACGTTTTTCGTCGCGGTGCCGACCGAGGCCCTGACGTTACGTGCAAGTCTTCCGGACGCCGTCATCTACGTGCTCGACGGGCTGTTTCCGGGAACGGCCGACCACTTTCTGACCCATGACATCCGTCCCGTCCTCGGCAGTCTGGAAGAACTCCTGGAATGGGCAGAAGTCTGCAAGGCGTCGGGCAAGAACAATGCCGCCGCTGTCCATGTCGATACCGGCATCCACCGTTTGGGCCTGTCTCCGGCTGAACTCACCCGCGCTCTGGGTGACAACGCCGTTCTGGGGCCGTTCCAGCCATCGCTGGTGATGAGCCATCTTGCCTGTGGCTCGACGCCCGACCACGAAATGAACCGGCGACAGCTCAAGCTGTTTACAGAGACAACCGCCCCCTTCCCTCATATTCCGCGGTCGCTGGCAAATTCCGCCGGGGTGCTGCTTGGTCCGGATTACCACTTCGACCTTGTCCGTCCCGGGATCGCGCTTTACGGCGGGCTGGCCATCGAAACCGAGCCCAACCCGATGAAACCGGTCGCCAAGGTGGAAGCACGCATCATGATCGTGCGCGACGTTCCACAGGGCGATACGATCGGCTATGGCGCGAAACAAACCGCAAGGCGCCCCTTGCGCAATGCCGTCGTGGCCGCCGGTTATGCCGATGGCATGATCCGCCGTGCCGGCTCCACGGACGACCACCCGGGCGGCTTCGGGCTGATCGGCGGTTACAAGGCGCCGATCCTCGGCCGGATTTCAATGGACATGATCACGCTCGACGTGACGGATGTGCCTGAACACCTGCTTCAGCGCGGCGCGTTTGTGGAAATGCTGGGGCCAGGTGTTGCAGCTTCCGATCTTGCCGCTTATGCGGAAACCATCGACTACGAATATCTGACAAGCCTCGGACGTCGGTTTGAGCGCGTCTATGCGCCCCTGACCTGACCGGAGCCGAGAGCGAAAGGCAATTTGCATGGCACGGCGCTCCACATCCTTCGTCTGCCAGTCCTGCGGCGCGGTTACCGCCAAGTGGGTTGGCCGTTGTGAAAGCTGCGGTGAATGGAACACCATCGTGGAGGAGCAGACCGGCGGCGGCGTCGGTGGCGGCCCCGGCAGGGCTTCCCGCAGCAAGGGCCGTGTCATTCCCCTTGTCGGCCTTTCCGGCGATGCCAAGGAAGCCCCGCGCATCCAGACGAAGGTGCCTGAACTTGACCGGGTGACCGGTGGCGGCTTCGTACGAGGGTCTGCCCTGCTTGTCGGCGGCGACCCCGGCATCGGCAAGTCCACATTGCTGATCCAGGCGGCTGCGCAACTGGCCAACCTCGGGCACAAGACCGTCTATATTTCGGGCGA includes these proteins:
- a CDS encoding PilZ domain-containing protein; the encoded protein is MKQDATHRPCVVEDISVGGCRVATNTKGLERHQRITIEIESRKLRFYGEIRWVRSGEAGVEFLYMD
- the alr gene encoding alanine racemase is translated as MPATIEQAFPSDLYGGRLTIDLDAIVSNWSLLKGKVSDSTDCAAVLKADAYGTGQDKTAAALYQAGCRTFFVAVPTEALTLRASLPDAVIYVLDGLFPGTADHFLTHDIRPVLGSLEELLEWAEVCKASGKNNAAAVHVDTGIHRLGLSPAELTRALGDNAVLGPFQPSLVMSHLACGSTPDHEMNRRQLKLFTETTAPFPHIPRSLANSAGVLLGPDYHFDLVRPGIALYGGLAIETEPNPMKPVAKVEARIMIVRDVPQGDTIGYGAKQTARRPLRNAVVAAGYADGMIRRAGSTDDHPGGFGLIGGYKAPILGRISMDMITLDVTDVPEHLLQRGAFVEMLGPGVAASDLAAYAETIDYEYLTSLGRRFERVYAPLT